GCGCACGGGCAGCGGCACGCCGTCGTCGACACGAACGTCCGCCGGGTCCACGCCCGCCTGGTCACCGGGGCGGCGCAGCCCGCGCCCGCGCTCACCGCCGCGGAGACGGCGCTCGCCGTCGCGCTGCTGCCCGCGACGCCGCGGGCGGCGGCCGGCTGGGCCGTCGCCGTCATGGAGCTCGGGGCCCTCGTCTGCACGGCGCGCGCGCCGCGGTGCGGGGCGTGCCCGGTCGCGGACCGGTGCGCCTGGCAGGCGGCCGGCGCGCCGCCCGCCGAGGGTCCCCCGCGGCGCGGCCAGGCCTGGGAGGGCACCGACCGGCAGGTACGGGGGCGGCTGCTCGCCGTCCTGCGGGAGGCGACGGCGCCCGTCGCCACCGCGGACCTCGAGGTCGCCGTCCCGGCGCCCGACGACGCCCGCCGGGCGCAGCGCGAGCGCTGCCTCGCCTCGCTCCTCGCGGACGGGCTCGTCGAGCGCGACGACGACCGCTGGGCGCTGCCCGGCTGACCGCCGCCCCGGCCGGCTCAGAGGTGCAGGATCATCCGGCTGTTACCGAGGGTGTTGGGCTTCACCCGGGCGAGGTCGAGGAACTCCGCGACGCCGTCGTCGTGGGAGCGCAGCAGCTCGGCGAAGACCTCGGGGGCGACGGGCGTGCCCTCGATCTCGAGGAAGCCGTGGGCGCCGAAGAACCGCGTCTCGAAGGTGAGGCAGAAGACGCGCCGGACGCCGACCTCGCGGGCGCGGCGCAGCAGCTCGGTGAGGACGGCCGAGCCGACGCCGAGCCCCCGGGCGTCGGCCGACACCGCCAGGGTGCGCACCTCGGCGAGGTCCTCCCAGAACACGTGCAGAGCACCGCAGCCGACGACCTGGCCGTCGACCTCGGCGACGACCATCTCCTGCAGGCCCTCGTAGTAGGCGACGGCCTCCTTGGCCACGAGCACTCGCTCGTCGGCGAGCGGGGCGGTGAGGGCGCGGACGGCACGGACGTCGGGGGTCCGGGCGGAGCGCACGACGACCTCGGGGCGGGGCACCGGCCGACCCTAGCC
This sequence is a window from Pseudokineococcus lusitanus. Protein-coding genes within it:
- a CDS encoding amino-acid N-acetyltransferase; amino-acid sequence: MPRPEVVVRSARTPDVRAVRALTAPLADERVLVAKEAVAYYEGLQEMVVAEVDGQVVGCGALHVFWEDLAEVRTLAVSADARGLGVGSAVLTELLRRAREVGVRRVFCLTFETRFFGAHGFLEIEGTPVAPEVFAELLRSHDDGVAEFLDLARVKPNTLGNSRMILHL
- a CDS encoding A/G-specific adenine glycosylase, which encodes MPDDLDGLHAAVLRWYAEHARDLPWRRPGASVLDDAPSAPRTAEEARASAWGVLVSEVMLQQTPVVRVEPVWREWMARWPTPAALTAVPAGEAVRAWGRLGYPRRALRLHAAAVALVERHDGVVPEDADALRALPGVGAYTAAAVASFAHGQRHAVVDTNVRRVHARLVTGAAQPAPALTAAETALAVALLPATPRAAAGWAVAVMELGALVCTARAPRCGACPVADRCAWQAAGAPPAEGPPRRGQAWEGTDRQVRGRLLAVLREATAPVATADLEVAVPAPDDARRAQRERCLASLLADGLVERDDDRWALPG